In Stenotrophomonas sp. ASS1, the following proteins share a genomic window:
- a CDS encoding LysR family transcriptional regulator: MARPDINRSGELEVFVRVIETGGFSAAARTLDMTPSAVSKLVARLEQRLGTRLLQRSTRQLQLTPEGCAFYERGLRVLADLEEAERCASAHAEPRGRLRVNSNVPFGQHFLLPLLPAFLERNPQVGVDLTLNDEVIDLLEQRTDVAVRAGPLKSSSLVARRLGATRMMIVAAPAYAQRHGLPRNAEELMSHNRLDIGHARAMQGWPLLQDGRERMVLPSGNARASNGNALRQLVLGGLGLARLATYQVQEDIAAGRLLPVLEEANPGDLEEVHAVFLGQGGYLPLRVRAFLDFLVETVDLARPRG, translated from the coding sequence ATGGCGCGACCCGACATCAACCGATCTGGCGAACTGGAAGTGTTCGTGCGGGTGATCGAGACCGGTGGCTTCTCCGCCGCGGCCCGTACCCTGGACATGACGCCGTCGGCAGTCAGCAAGCTGGTGGCACGGCTGGAGCAGCGGCTGGGTACGCGTCTGCTGCAGCGTTCCACCCGCCAGCTGCAGCTGACCCCGGAAGGCTGCGCGTTCTACGAGCGCGGCCTGCGCGTGCTGGCCGACCTGGAGGAGGCCGAGCGCTGCGCCAGCGCCCATGCCGAGCCGCGCGGACGCCTGCGGGTCAATTCCAACGTGCCGTTCGGCCAGCATTTCCTGTTGCCGCTGCTGCCGGCATTCCTGGAGCGCAATCCGCAGGTGGGGGTGGATCTGACCTTGAACGACGAGGTGATCGACCTGCTTGAGCAGCGCACCGACGTGGCGGTGCGGGCAGGCCCGCTGAAGAGTTCCAGCCTGGTGGCGCGACGGCTCGGTGCGACGCGGATGATGATCGTGGCCGCGCCAGCCTACGCGCAGCGGCATGGACTGCCGCGCAACGCTGAGGAGCTGATGTCGCACAACCGTCTGGACATCGGCCATGCGCGTGCGATGCAGGGCTGGCCGCTGCTGCAGGACGGACGCGAGCGGATGGTGCTGCCCAGTGGCAATGCCCGCGCAAGCAACGGTAACGCGCTGCGGCAGCTGGTGCTGGGCGGGTTGGGCCTGGCGCGGCTGGCGACCTACCAGGTGCAGGAGGACATCGCCGCCGGACGCCTGCTGCCGGTGCTGGAAGAGGCCAATCCCGGTGACCTGGAAGAGGTCCATGCGGTGTTCCTGGGGCAGGGTGGCTACCTGCCGCTGCGAGTGCGCGCCTTCCTCGATTTCCTGGTGGAAACGGTGGATCTGGCGCGGCCACGGGGGTAG
- the grpE gene encoding nucleotide exchange factor GrpE — protein sequence MNHEQPDIESQQSAADAAATAGVNDEVERLRAEIEQVKADALRERADLENQRKRVARDIEQARKFANEKLLGDLLPVFDSLDAGLKAAGDDPHPLREGLELTYKQLLKVAADNGLVLLDPIGQPFNPEHHQAISQVPTPGAAPGSVVTVFQKGYLLNERLLRPALVVVAAD from the coding sequence ATGAACCACGAACAGCCAGATATCGAATCCCAGCAGAGTGCCGCCGATGCGGCTGCCACCGCCGGCGTCAACGACGAAGTCGAGCGCCTGCGCGCCGAAATCGAACAGGTCAAGGCCGATGCCCTGCGTGAGCGCGCCGACCTGGAGAACCAGCGCAAGCGCGTTGCCCGTGACATCGAACAGGCCCGCAAGTTCGCCAACGAGAAGCTGCTGGGCGATCTGCTCCCCGTGTTCGACAGCCTGGATGCCGGCCTGAAGGCCGCCGGCGACGACCCGCACCCGCTGCGCGAAGGCCTGGAGCTGACCTACAAGCAGCTGCTGAAGGTGGCCGCCGACAACGGACTGGTCCTGCTGGACCCGATCGGCCAGCCGTTCAACCCGGAACACCACCAGGCCATCAGCCAGGTGCCGACGCCGGGCGCCGCCCCGGGCAGCGTGGTGACCGTGTTCCAGAAGGGCTACCTGCTCAACGAGCGCCTGCTGCGGCCGGCGCTGGTGGTGGTGGCCGCCGATTGA
- the fur gene encoding ferric iron uptake transcriptional regulator: METHDLRKVGLKVTHPRMRILALLEQRNAQHHMTAEDIYRQLLEHGDEIGLATVYRVLTQFEAAGLVLKHNFEGGQAVYELDRGGHHDHMVDVDSGKIIEFESHEIEELQRKIAADHGYELEEHSLVLYVRKKRK, from the coding sequence ATGGAAACCCACGACCTGCGAAAAGTCGGCCTGAAGGTGACCCATCCACGGATGCGGATCCTGGCGCTGCTTGAACAGCGCAATGCCCAGCACCACATGACCGCCGAAGACATCTACCGCCAGCTGCTCGAGCATGGCGACGAGATCGGCCTGGCGACGGTCTACCGGGTGCTGACCCAGTTCGAGGCCGCCGGCCTCGTGCTCAAGCACAATTTCGAAGGCGGCCAGGCCGTCTACGAGCTGGACCGTGGCGGCCACCACGACCACATGGTCGACGTGGACAGCGGCAAGATCATCGAGTTCGAAAGCCACGAGATCGAGGAGCTGCAGCGCAAGATCGCGGCCGACCACGGCTACGAGCTGGAAGAGCATTCGCTGGTGCTGTACGTGCGTAAGAAGCGCAAGTAA
- a CDS encoding integrase arm-type DNA-binding domain-containing protein has translation MPLTDVAIRRAKPADKPQKLSDAGGLYLYITMAGAKSWRWKYRFGGKEKVLALGLYPDVSLANAREARDDARRLLRGGMDPSEQKKAAATAAVVDAASSFEAIAREWLTARPWVPTYSKKVEAWFENDVFPQIGKLRAADLKASDFLKIARKMEERQAFESAHRVMQNCGQVMRYAVATDRAERNPVADLRGALVPPPERNHAAVVDPVQLGGLLRALHAYRGAGIVSTALKLAPLVFVRPGELRQAEWTEMDLDAGLWSIPAARMKMRQPHIVPLARQAVEILRELKPYTESGKYVFPARGKKDRPMSEVAVLAALRAMGFDKDTVTGHGFRATARTLLDEVLGFRPDIIEHQLAHAVRDPNGRAYNRTTHIDERVRMMQEWADYLDRLRDGNVVQLRVA, from the coding sequence ATGCCCCTGACCGACGTAGCGATCCGCCGCGCGAAGCCAGCCGACAAGCCCCAGAAGCTGTCCGACGCTGGCGGCCTCTACCTCTACATCACCATGGCCGGCGCCAAGAGCTGGCGCTGGAAGTACCGCTTCGGGGGAAAGGAGAAGGTGCTGGCGCTTGGCCTGTATCCAGACGTCAGCCTGGCCAACGCCAGGGAGGCGCGAGACGATGCCCGGCGTCTGCTGCGCGGCGGCATGGATCCCAGCGAGCAGAAGAAGGCAGCTGCGACGGCCGCCGTGGTGGATGCTGCCTCCAGCTTCGAGGCGATTGCCCGGGAGTGGCTGACTGCCCGCCCCTGGGTGCCAACGTATAGCAAGAAGGTCGAGGCGTGGTTCGAGAATGACGTCTTCCCCCAGATCGGGAAGCTGCGCGCTGCTGACCTGAAGGCCTCCGACTTCCTGAAGATCGCCCGGAAGATGGAGGAGCGCCAAGCGTTCGAGTCCGCGCACCGTGTCATGCAGAACTGCGGCCAGGTCATGCGATACGCCGTGGCGACCGACCGAGCAGAGCGAAACCCCGTCGCGGACCTACGCGGCGCCCTGGTCCCGCCCCCAGAACGGAACCACGCCGCAGTGGTGGACCCGGTCCAGTTGGGCGGGCTACTGCGCGCCCTGCACGCCTACCGTGGCGCCGGCATCGTCAGCACAGCGCTCAAACTGGCGCCCCTGGTGTTCGTCCGCCCAGGGGAGCTCCGGCAGGCCGAATGGACTGAGATGGATCTGGATGCCGGCCTGTGGTCGATTCCGGCAGCACGCATGAAGATGCGGCAGCCTCATATCGTGCCGCTGGCGCGCCAGGCCGTTGAGATCTTGCGCGAGCTGAAGCCATACACCGAGTCGGGAAAGTATGTGTTCCCCGCCAGGGGCAAGAAGGATCGCCCGATGTCGGAGGTGGCGGTACTGGCCGCGCTACGTGCGATGGGGTTCGACAAGGACACCGTGACGGGTCACGGCTTCCGCGCAACCGCGCGCACGCTGCTGGATGAGGTGCTTGGGTTCCGTCCGGACATCATCGAGCACCAGCTGGCGCATGCCGTGCGCGACCCGAACGGCCGTGCCTACAACCGCACGACCCACATCGATGAGCGCGTCCGGATGATGCAGGAATGGGCGGATTACCTGGACAGGCTGCGCGATGGCAACGTGGTGCAGCTGCGGGTTGCTTGA
- the hrcA gene encoding heat-inducible transcriptional repressor HrcA, which produces MHGSPDQLAPRARHLLRTLIARYIQDGEPVGSQTLARVAGLEVSPATIRNILGDLEDLGLLASPHTSAGRVPTAHGYRVFVDSLLQMQPPGEGELARLRQELAGGGSTQALLGSASELLSAMSHFVGVVSAPRREQFAFRQIDFVALDGRRVLAILVFADNEVQNRVIETRQEFAPGQLEQVANYLNAHFAGLPMAEIRTRLLLELRDARSELEQLLAHSIELAEQALQPAADDMLVAGQTRLMGVQDLSDLERLRELFELFSSKREILQLLERTIQAPGVRIFIGEETGMMPLQGVSLVTAPYTANGQVLGVLGVIGPKRMAYDRVIPLVQATADVLGAAFSPAGRPPGTSDA; this is translated from the coding sequence ATGCACGGTTCTCCCGACCAGCTTGCCCCGCGTGCGCGCCATCTGCTGCGCACGCTGATCGCGCGTTACATCCAGGACGGCGAGCCGGTCGGCTCGCAGACGCTGGCGCGCGTGGCCGGGCTGGAGGTCAGTCCGGCCACCATCCGCAACATCCTGGGTGACCTGGAAGACCTGGGGCTGCTGGCCTCGCCGCACACCTCCGCCGGGCGCGTTCCGACCGCGCATGGCTACCGCGTGTTCGTCGACAGCCTGCTGCAGATGCAGCCGCCGGGCGAAGGCGAGCTGGCCCGGCTGCGCCAGGAACTGGCTGGCGGCGGCAGCACCCAGGCCCTGCTCGGCAGCGCCTCGGAGCTGTTGTCGGCGATGAGCCACTTCGTCGGCGTCGTCAGCGCGCCGCGACGCGAGCAGTTCGCCTTCCGCCAGATCGACTTCGTGGCGCTGGACGGGCGCCGGGTGCTGGCGATCCTGGTGTTTGCCGACAACGAGGTGCAGAACCGCGTCATCGAGACCCGCCAGGAGTTCGCGCCGGGCCAGCTGGAGCAGGTCGCGAACTACCTCAATGCCCATTTCGCCGGCCTGCCGATGGCCGAGATCCGCACTCGACTGCTGCTGGAACTGCGCGATGCCCGCTCCGAGCTGGAACAGCTGCTGGCGCACAGCATCGAACTGGCCGAACAGGCCCTGCAGCCGGCTGCCGACGACATGCTGGTGGCGGGCCAGACCCGCCTGATGGGGGTGCAGGACCTGTCCGACCTGGAGCGCCTGCGCGAGCTGTTCGAGCTGTTCTCCAGCAAGCGCGAGATCCTGCAGCTGCTGGAGCGGACCATCCAGGCGCCCGGCGTGCGCATCTTCATCGGCGAGGAGACCGGGATGATGCCGCTGCAGGGCGTCTCGCTGGTCACTGCCCCTTACACGGCCAATGGCCAGGTGCTGGGCGTGCTGGGGGTGATCGGCCCCAAGCGGATGGCCTACGACCGCGTGATCCCGCTGGTCCAGGCTACCGCCGATGTACTGGGCGCGGCGTTTTCGCCAGCCGGCCGCCCGCCGGGAACATCCGACGCTTGA
- a CDS encoding BLUF domain-containing protein — MPNRAVVFVSEAVGDLTMARLSQIMADAERFNRTAGVTGVTLFDGQRFLAYMEGPPDGLDVAFSRAAGATSHSSLIEIARGRVGQRRLPYWPMSCIPLSPPELVQLVRADWTSFLQRGGDQVAPATAMEMLVALVEPFAEAA; from the coding sequence ATGCCTAACAGGGCTGTTGTGTTTGTCAGCGAAGCGGTCGGCGACCTGACCATGGCGCGCCTGTCGCAGATCATGGCGGACGCGGAGCGATTCAATCGCACTGCCGGAGTTACCGGGGTCACGCTGTTTGATGGGCAGAGGTTCCTCGCTTACATGGAGGGACCGCCCGATGGCCTGGATGTGGCCTTCTCCAGAGCAGCCGGCGCCACCAGCCATTCAAGCCTGATCGAGATTGCGCGGGGGCGGGTTGGGCAGCGCAGGCTTCCCTACTGGCCTATGAGTTGCATCCCCCTGTCGCCGCCGGAGCTGGTGCAGCTGGTGCGGGCCGATTGGACTTCCTTCCTGCAGCGGGGAGGCGATCAAGTCGCCCCAGCCACCGCCATGGAGATGCTGGTTGCACTTGTCGAACCATTCGCCGAGGCTGCCTGA
- a CDS encoding RnfH family protein — translation MIEVEVVLAWPQRVLSRRLQLDEGATVAEAIAAAALEGSADCPAAAVHGLLARPQQVLLDGDRIELLRPLQADPKDNRRRRALGG, via the coding sequence ATGATCGAGGTCGAGGTGGTGCTGGCCTGGCCGCAGCGGGTGCTTTCGCGCCGGTTGCAGCTGGACGAGGGCGCGACGGTGGCCGAGGCCATTGCCGCTGCTGCGCTGGAAGGCAGTGCCGACTGCCCGGCGGCGGCCGTGCATGGGCTGCTGGCGCGCCCGCAGCAGGTGCTGCTGGATGGCGACCGCATCGAGCTGCTACGCCCGCTGCAGGCCGACCCCAAGGACAACCGCCGGCGTCGCGCGCTCGGCGGTTGA
- the recN gene encoding DNA repair protein RecN, whose protein sequence is MLRHLSIKDFAVVRATELEFGPGMTVVSGETGAGKSLMVDALGFLSGLRADSGVVRHGAARAELSAEFALDQLQAARQWLADNELDDEEQCQLRRVIRADGGSRAWINGRPVTLAQLGDLASLLVEIHGQHEQQALLTRPSQLALLDAYAGNENERRQVRRAAAAWQALVDESLALSQQGDVSDRIGFLEHQLRELDREDLEPESIVALGASHRRQAHASALLSACQAASNQLNGDDGSSALDLLQQVRHELSRLIEHDPRLGEVDGLIENASIQLHEALSLLDRVHDDLDADPEQFEENERRLGRLHDLARKHRVPMDELGAQRERMHAEVEQLRGADERLQRLAGEIDKAAAAWRVQAEVLTASRRSAATELSATTTGIIAELGMGGGQFLIELEPQDAGKPDPQGAERVEFLVAANAGQPPRALRKVASGGELSRISLAIEVAALDLDAVPTMVFDEVDSGIGGAVADIVGQKLRALGEKRQVLCVTHLPQVASKGHAHYRVSKAPVEGMTQSAVEKLDSKAREEELARMLGGVEVSKEARAAARKLLQV, encoded by the coding sequence ATGCTCAGACATCTTTCGATCAAGGATTTTGCCGTCGTCCGCGCCACCGAACTGGAGTTCGGGCCAGGCATGACCGTGGTTTCAGGCGAGACCGGCGCCGGCAAGTCGCTGATGGTCGACGCGCTGGGCTTCCTGTCCGGCCTGCGTGCCGACAGTGGCGTGGTCCGCCACGGCGCTGCGCGCGCCGAACTTTCCGCCGAGTTCGCGCTGGACCAGCTGCAGGCCGCGCGCCAGTGGCTGGCCGACAACGAGCTGGACGACGAGGAACAGTGCCAGCTGCGCCGCGTGATCCGCGCCGATGGCGGTTCGCGGGCGTGGATCAATGGCCGCCCGGTGACCCTGGCCCAGCTGGGCGACCTGGCCTCGCTGCTGGTGGAGATCCACGGCCAGCACGAACAGCAGGCCCTGCTGACGCGCCCGTCGCAGCTGGCCCTGCTGGATGCCTATGCCGGCAACGAGAACGAGCGCCGCCAGGTGCGCCGCGCCGCCGCGGCCTGGCAGGCTCTGGTCGATGAATCGCTGGCGCTGTCGCAACAGGGCGACGTCAGTGACCGGATCGGCTTCCTGGAGCACCAGCTGCGCGAACTGGACCGCGAAGATCTGGAACCGGAGTCGATCGTCGCACTCGGTGCCAGCCACCGCCGCCAGGCCCACGCCAGCGCCCTGCTGAGCGCCTGCCAGGCGGCCAGCAACCAGCTCAATGGCGACGACGGCAGTTCCGCGCTGGACCTGCTGCAGCAGGTGCGCCACGAGCTGTCGCGCCTGATCGAACACGACCCGCGCCTGGGCGAGGTGGACGGCCTGATCGAGAACGCCTCGATCCAGCTGCACGAAGCCCTGTCGCTGCTGGACCGGGTGCATGACGACCTCGACGCCGACCCGGAGCAGTTCGAGGAGAACGAGCGTCGCCTCGGCCGCCTGCACGACCTGGCCCGCAAGCACCGCGTGCCGATGGACGAGCTGGGCGCGCAGCGCGAGCGCATGCATGCCGAAGTGGAACAGTTGCGCGGCGCCGACGAACGCCTGCAGCGCCTGGCCGGCGAAATCGACAAGGCCGCTGCGGCCTGGCGCGTACAGGCCGAGGTGCTGACCGCCAGCCGTCGCAGCGCCGCTACCGAACTGTCGGCCACCACCACCGGCATCATCGCCGAGCTCGGCATGGGCGGCGGCCAGTTCCTGATCGAGCTGGAACCGCAGGACGCCGGCAAGCCCGACCCGCAGGGTGCCGAGCGCGTGGAGTTCCTGGTCGCCGCCAACGCCGGCCAGCCACCGCGCGCCCTTCGCAAGGTGGCCTCGGGCGGTGAACTGTCGCGCATTTCGCTGGCCATCGAAGTGGCCGCGCTGGACCTGGATGCGGTGCCTACCATGGTGTTCGACGAAGTCGACTCCGGCATCGGTGGCGCGGTGGCGGACATCGTCGGCCAGAAGCTGCGCGCCCTTGGCGAGAAGCGCCAGGTGCTGTGCGTGACCCACCTGCCGCAGGTCGCCTCCAAGGGCCACGCGCATTACCGGGTCAGCAAGGCCCCGGTGGAAGGCATGACCCAGAGCGCGGTGGAAAAGCTGGACAGCAAGGCACGCGAGGAAGAACTGGCGCGCATGCTCGGCGGCGTGGAAGTGAGCAAGGAAGCGCGCGCCGCCGCCCGCAAGCTGCTGCAGGTCTGA
- the smpB gene encoding SsrA-binding protein SmpB, with the protein MSKNSGKDKAKSATANKTIALNKRARHEYHIEDRFEAGLALQGWEVKSIRAGRGNIVDAYAYVKDGEIFLIGAQITPLIQASTHVVANDRRDRKLLLHRSEIDKLVGKVERDGYTIVPTAMYWSKNKIKLEVALAKGKQTHDKRDAAKDRDWAIEKQRVMRRGNRDA; encoded by the coding sequence ATGAGCAAGAACAGCGGCAAGGATAAAGCAAAGAGCGCGACGGCCAACAAAACCATCGCGTTGAACAAGCGTGCCCGCCACGAGTACCACATCGAAGACCGCTTCGAAGCCGGTCTGGCCCTGCAGGGCTGGGAGGTGAAATCGATCCGTGCTGGCCGCGGCAACATCGTCGACGCCTACGCCTACGTGAAGGATGGTGAGATCTTCCTGATCGGCGCGCAGATCACCCCGTTGATCCAGGCCTCGACCCATGTCGTGGCCAACGACCGGCGCGATCGCAAGCTGCTGCTGCACCGGAGCGAGATCGACAAGCTGGTCGGCAAGGTCGAGCGCGATGGCTACACGATCGTGCCCACCGCGATGTACTGGAGCAAGAACAAGATCAAGCTGGAAGTGGCGCTGGCCAAGGGCAAGCAGACCCACGACAAGCGCGATGCCGCCAAGGACCGCGACTGGGCGATCGAGAAGCAGCGCGTGATGCGTCGCGGCAACCGCGACGCGTAA
- a CDS encoding SGNH/GDSL hydrolase family protein, with the protein MNRLSQLTATALIALSSAASAAPAPHWVASWQASPQPVWGADFLFPTLVPATLQDQTFRQTARISSGGPRLRVRLSNAYGTQPLRIGAASVAAHAGAAPQPLSFDGQPGVLIGPGQERLSDPLPLATDDRQALQISVFVPGPTPVQTFHWEGRQTSWIAPGDQSKTQALSGASSTTARLFLAGIEVEAAASARSVVVIGDSITDGATASLDQDQRWTDHLAARLAPRGVAVVNAGISGGRLLRDGMGESALTRFRRDVLDQPGVVSVVVLIGINDISWPGTAFARNQARPTLAELQAGYRTLAEQAHRRGLRILGATLTPFAGALPGTPLDDYYHPDKDALRQQLNAWLRTGSPFDAVIDLDAALRDPADPSRMAAAYDSGDHLHPGDAGNRAMAEAVDLEVLIGPLTHGVDLP; encoded by the coding sequence ATGAACCGCCTCAGCCAGCTCACCGCGACCGCCTTGATCGCCCTCTCCAGCGCAGCCAGTGCCGCCCCGGCCCCGCACTGGGTCGCCAGCTGGCAGGCAAGTCCGCAACCTGTCTGGGGCGCCGATTTCCTGTTCCCGACCCTGGTTCCGGCCACGCTGCAGGACCAGACCTTCCGCCAGACCGCGCGCATCAGCTCGGGCGGGCCCCGGCTGCGGGTGCGGCTGAGCAATGCCTACGGCACCCAGCCGCTGCGGATCGGGGCGGCCAGCGTGGCCGCACACGCGGGTGCCGCCCCGCAGCCGCTCAGCTTCGACGGCCAGCCCGGGGTGCTGATCGGCCCAGGTCAGGAACGGCTGAGCGATCCGCTGCCACTGGCCACGGATGACCGCCAGGCGTTGCAGATCAGTGTCTTTGTGCCCGGGCCGACGCCCGTGCAAACGTTCCACTGGGAGGGTCGGCAGACCAGTTGGATTGCGCCCGGCGACCAGAGCAAGACCCAGGCTCTGAGCGGGGCCAGCAGCACCACTGCCCGCCTGTTCCTGGCTGGCATCGAGGTCGAAGCGGCGGCCAGCGCACGCAGCGTGGTGGTGATCGGCGACTCGATCACCGACGGTGCCACCGCCAGCCTCGACCAGGACCAGCGCTGGACCGACCATCTGGCGGCGCGCCTGGCACCGCGGGGCGTTGCCGTGGTCAACGCCGGTATTTCCGGGGGGCGGCTGCTGCGCGATGGCATGGGCGAATCCGCCCTGACCCGCTTCCGGCGTGACGTGCTGGATCAACCAGGCGTGGTCAGCGTAGTCGTGCTGATCGGCATCAATGACATCAGCTGGCCCGGCACCGCCTTCGCCCGGAACCAGGCCCGGCCCACGCTGGCCGAACTGCAGGCGGGGTATCGCACACTGGCCGAACAGGCCCATCGGCGGGGTCTACGCATCCTCGGCGCCACCCTGACGCCGTTCGCCGGCGCCCTGCCCGGCACGCCGCTGGACGACTACTACCACCCGGACAAGGACGCCCTGCGCCAGCAGCTCAATGCTTGGCTGCGCACGGGCAGCCCGTTCGATGCGGTGATCGACCTGGACGCCGCACTGCGGGACCCGGCCGATCCGTCACGGATGGCTGCCGCCTACGACTCCGGCGATCACCTGCACCCGGGCGATGCGGGCAACCGGGCAATGGCCGAGGCGGTGGATCTGGAGGTGCTGATAGGGCCCCTCACGCATGGCGTGGATCTGCCGTAA
- the bamE gene encoding outer membrane protein assembly factor BamE, with protein MRNLLLVAAVALSTTGCGIIYKQPIYQGNLIREDAVAKLQVGQSKQQVTALLGTPSIPDPFHAQRWDYTSSQRVNRLGRTEVKNFTVFFDNDNVTRWEGDYFPGNDKALAQQTVRQFGRNLPKDKKKKGR; from the coding sequence ATGCGCAATCTCCTGTTGGTCGCCGCCGTCGCCCTGTCCACCACCGGGTGCGGCATCATCTACAAGCAACCCATCTATCAGGGCAACCTGATCCGGGAAGATGCCGTGGCCAAGCTGCAGGTCGGGCAGAGCAAGCAGCAGGTCACTGCGCTGCTGGGCACCCCGTCCATTCCGGACCCGTTCCACGCCCAGCGCTGGGACTACACCTCCAGCCAGCGCGTGAACCGCCTGGGCCGTACCGAGGTGAAGAACTTCACCGTGTTCTTCGACAATGACAACGTGACCCGCTGGGAAGGCGATTACTTCCCGGGTAACGACAAGGCCCTGGCCCAGCAGACCGTGCGCCAGTTCGGCCGCAATCTGCCGAAGGACAAGAAGAAGAAGGGTCGCTGA
- a CDS encoding GNAT family N-acetyltransferase, with product MTLDVAVTDEPSDEALEVIGTGLDQFNLDAAGYADRRTLAVLVTDPASGEVVGGLTGRTSLGLWFVDLFHLPAAHRGNGLGSRVLKAAEDEARRRGCRSGVLYTLSFQAPDFYVKHGWGVFGRVPCDPAGTCRVFLSKDLSVG from the coding sequence ATGACGCTTGACGTTGCAGTAACAGATGAACCCAGCGACGAAGCGCTGGAGGTGATTGGCACTGGCTTGGATCAGTTCAATCTGGACGCTGCGGGTTACGCCGATCGGCGCACACTGGCGGTGCTGGTCACCGATCCGGCCAGTGGCGAGGTGGTGGGGGGCCTTACCGGGCGAACCTCACTGGGCCTGTGGTTCGTGGATCTGTTCCATCTGCCAGCGGCCCATCGCGGCAACGGGCTGGGGTCGCGTGTGCTGAAGGCTGCAGAGGATGAAGCGCGGCGTCGCGGTTGCCGTTCCGGCGTGCTGTACACCCTCAGCTTCCAGGCGCCCGACTTCTATGTGAAGCATGGATGGGGCGTGTTCGGCCGGGTGCCATGCGATCCGGCCGGCACATGCAGGGTGTTCCTCAGCAAGGATCTGTCGGTGGGGTGA
- a CDS encoding type II toxin-antitoxin system RatA family toxin — MPTIRRSALVEHSAARMFDLVNDVQAYPRRFRWCSAAQILEQGEDRLVARLDLGLGSFSTWFQTENTLQRPHSIDMQLRDGPFKQLHGRWEFHALAEDACKVTLTLEFEPSSRLLGPALALGFQSLADRMVNDFIRVADEA; from the coding sequence ATGCCTACTATCCGCCGCAGCGCCCTGGTCGAACATTCGGCCGCGCGCATGTTCGACCTGGTCAACGACGTCCAGGCCTATCCGCGCCGCTTCCGCTGGTGCTCGGCTGCCCAGATCCTGGAGCAGGGCGAGGACCGCCTGGTGGCGCGCCTGGACCTGGGCCTGGGTTCGTTCAGCACCTGGTTCCAGACCGAGAACACCCTGCAGCGCCCGCACAGCATCGATATGCAGCTGCGCGATGGCCCGTTCAAGCAGTTGCACGGTCGCTGGGAATTCCATGCGCTGGCCGAAGATGCCTGCAAGGTCACCCTCACCCTGGAATTCGAACCCAGTTCGCGCCTGCTCGGTCCGGCGCTGGCATTGGGCTTCCAGAGCCTGGCCGACCGCATGGTCAACGACTTCATCCGCGTTGCCGACGAGGCCTGA